In Plutella xylostella chromosome 4, ilPluXylo3.1, whole genome shotgun sequence, a genomic segment contains:
- the LOC105385887 gene encoding NADH-ubiquinone oxidoreductase 49 kDa subunit — protein MQLLKVLKHGKYSHVKYFSTCTPSRAHRWFPDAEYMKQFAGPVMWPTPESSKYYKMYYNSTVKPVERKLKNMWINFGPQHPAAHGVLRLILELDGETVLRADPHVGFLHRATEKLMEHKHYNQNIPYVDRMDYVSTLANEVAFCRAIENLLNIEPPPRAKAIRVLLSELSRIANHLLNVSGTVLDAGGITPFFWMCEEREKLYEMFERVSGARVHCNYVRPGGVAQDLPIGFLDDVYEICAKMGERLDETEDLVSENRLYYQRTAGIGAVSAHEAINLSFTGPMLRCTGVKWDLRIASPYDGYDQYDFDVPVGTYGDSYDRHLLRLAEMRESLKIINQVIDTIPEGEIRTDDCKINLPPRAEMKTSMESLIHHFKLCTEGYPVPPGATYAATECPKGEMGVYMVSDGTSRPYRVYLRACSFSHLAGLAIMGKRLMIADIAVIIATVDVVFGDIDR, from the coding sequence ATGCAGCTTTTGAAAGTATTAAAACATGGCAAATATTCCCACGTAAAGTATTTCAGTACCTGCACTCCATCACGAGCTCACCGGTGGTTCCCGGACGCCGAGTACATGAAGCAGTTCGCCGGCCCCGTCATGTGGCCCACGCCCGAGTCCAGCAAGTACTACAAGATGTACTACAACTCTACTGTAAAACCTGTAGAGCGGAAGTTGAAGAACATGTGGATCAACTTCGGCCCCCAGCACCCTGCGGCACACGGCGTGCTACGGCTCATTCTCGAGCTAGATGGAGAGACGGTACTGCGCGCCGACCCACACGTTGGCTTCCTGCATCGAGCCACGGAGAAGCTAATGGAGCACAAGCACTACAACCAGAACATACCCTACGTGGACCGCATGGACTACGTCTCCACGCTCGCCAACGAGGTCGCCTTCTGCCGCGCCATCGAGAACCTGCTCAACATCGAACCGCCGCCCCGAGCCAAAGCCATACGGGTCCTCCTCTCCGAATTGTCCAGAATTGCAAATCACTTGTTAAATGTCTCCGGGACGGTGCTAGACGCTGGAGGCATCACCCCGTTCTTTTGGATGTGCGAGGAGCGGGAGAAGCTGTACGAGATGTTCGAGCGGGTGAGCGGCGCGCGCGTGCACTGCAACTACGTGCGGCCGGGCGGCGTGGCGCAGGACCTGCCGATCGGCTTCTTGGACGACGTGTATGAGATCTGTGCCAAGATGGGCGAGCGCCTGGACGAGACCGAGGACCTGGTGTCGGAGAACCGCCTGTACTACCAGCGCACGGCCGGCATCGGCGCGGTGAGCGCGCACGAGGCCATCAATCTCTCCTTCACGGGCCCGATGCTGCGCTGCACGGGCGTCAAGTGGGACCTGCGCATCGCGAGCCCCTACGACGGCTACGACCAGTACGACTTCGACGTTCCCGTCGGCACCTACGGCGACAGCTACGACCGACACCTCCTCCGATTGGCTGAGATGCGGGAATCGCTGAAAATCATTAACCAAGTCATCGACACCATACCTGAAGGTGAGATACGGACTGATGACTGCAAAATTAACTTACCACCGCGTGCTGAAATGAAGACTAGTATGGAGTCGCTGATTCATCATTTCAAGCTATGCACGGAGGGGTACCCGGTGCCGCCGGGCGCGACGTACGCCGCCACGGAGTGCCCCAAGGGGGAGATGGGGGTGTACATGGTGTCGGACGGGACGTCGCGGCCGTACCGCGTGTACCTGCGGGCCTGCTCCttctcgcacttggccgggcTGGCTATAATGGGTAAACGCCTCATGATAGCCGATATTGCCGTTATTATAGCGACAGTCGATGTTGTTTTCGGTGATATAGATCGTTAG